A segment of the Cololabis saira isolate AMF1-May2022 chromosome 3, fColSai1.1, whole genome shotgun sequence genome:
gcccaccggcgtctccatcccggcgagagtggagagcagagagcggagagcgggtggcggtgcgctgcaggctctagagccacggctacaccgtctacgccgtagcctacgccatagcctacgccgtagcctatgccgtagcctacgccgtagccgtagcctacgccgtagccctaGAGCCTGCAGCacaccgccacccgctctccgctctccactTTTGccgggatggaggcgtctccatccccacggacccccatactgcttCCGAGCCGGCGCTGCTGCGGCTCTTCAGTGCGGCTTCACGTGTCCctgcgggctgctgctgctgggcggagagtcctgcagcagcagcccagaccgacgctctgctccccgctctcacacacagcggggaccgagccgctctggaaataactacataataactacatactgggggtccgtggcagacgggagggaggggggttacactgggacactgtgagccgaggaggacccgtgggaagtggacacgtcgGGCTGGAAGCGGGTGCGCGCAtgggaaaggggggggggggcgtgggcggcatgaaggcatctgattggttctctccccccctgccaagcctctggtcctggaccaatccgtttcattcggaccgaatgaaacggattgagtttttacatgatttaagctgggagggggaggaaggggggggggtgttagaggaggtgccactttcaaatcttgctagctctccaaaatcaagGACACTACctttaatggttgataccatgctggtaaaaaccaaaggcatctatatgtgcattattactatatatatatatatatatatatgacatccactgccaatccaggaagcaagaacacatggaggcacacgtcgagcactggaaatctgcaacaaaaatcacaaacgaaacacaaaaccgacacggagcagaccaaaacacaagcagcaatcgaccagagaccagaggaagacaaggaagaacccggaacccaggccaccagcaaccccacagaggggagaagagggtgGGAGGCACAGCTGGAATATTCAACTCAGGATACCATCAGTTTAcacgctcttacaaaaatgaaattactcagtgattgagcctggcatactggatgcgcTGGTACGGGTAGATTGAAGGAAAGACATtacattaacaaggaaatacatattgtactgcGCAGCATGgacagcatggatcatttgaattacattgttttgacttagtttgtcccaggaattatcacgataatgcGATGTACGCGgagctcagattttaaaatgcataaagccttttacagttttaagCGAAAGTTATGTATAACGTCACAATATATAACATCTGAATGGAGTAGAtggagagtttaacaacatggagctgcaaattaactttacaaagaatGTGAGTGACGAAGAAACCgacgggaaaaaggacgtgtgagagaggctttgtagatgaacgaaataaactgtcacgtaTAAAGAAAGttcagcacatactaacagctctttatttgcaccgtggagacggcaagttaccaacagcaacaaataatacgattttaagaaggaacagggattcaaacaaactcaatgcagaacttaaaaaaaaaaaaaaaaagtacacaacttcatcgttccctctgcgtcaagttgaccAAGAAACATAAGTctgggttgaacctgcaaccattgtggggaggggattaggctcatcagccacaggaggtggtggttggacttctgcgggttcttcttctgtgggccagacaggagtggacagctgctcCTCCGGGTGacttttcatgtgactcagcaaatcaattaTGGAATCAAAACCTTCGTTGCACGTCTCGCACAAATATAGCTTCTCGCCGCTGTGCGTGGTTAGGTGCCGGTTAAGATCTGAAAAATTAGGAAACGATTCTCCGCAGGTGTTGCAAATGTACGGGCATTCACCGGCGTGCGTGGTTAGGTGCCGGTTAAGATCTGAAAAATTAGGAAAGGGTtctccgcaggtgttgcacaggtatgaACATTCatcggtgtgggtcctcgagtgaaccatgAGGTTGGAACATTGTGCGAAACCTTTTCCACacgttttgcagatgtagggcgtctcgcccgtgtgcgtgtttatgtggcttttaagagctgatgattcagtaaaggttcttccgcaggtgttgcaaaggtacggcctttcaccggtgtgggtcctcgagtgaaccaccaggtggGCACGTTGTGCGAaaccttttccacatgttttgcagatgtagggcttctcgcccgtgtgtgtGATGATGTGGCGTTTAAGAAGTGCTGATACAGCataggtttttccgcaggtgttgcaaaggtacggcctttcgccagtgtgggtcctcgagtgaaccaccaggtggGAATTTTGCCTGTaaccttttccacatgttttgcagatgtagggcatCTCAcccgtgtggatcctcgagtgaatcaccaggtggGGTTTTTGCCTGTAacattttccacatgttttgcagacgtagggcttctcgcccgtgtgtatCATTTTATGCTGCTTGAATGTTTTTGATTCActaaacgattttccgcaggtgttgcacaggtacggcctttcgccagtgtggatcctCATGTGATTCATTAAATTTTGatttttactgaactctttcctgcaggTGCTGCAAGAAAATGCCTTCTTCctcgtgtgggtcctggtcagccttgatttacagttgctgtctgacgggacagcagcatcttcgtggtcactgTGTcttctcattggctccggatctgcagttttactggagcctgagcgtaaactttcagttcctTCCTCATCCTTGATTtgggcttcaggagaagtgtgcaacggcagctggccacagtttggtcctggttcaccattttcaactttcacatcagcgacattgaccaatgagacatccacctctacgtcctcctgCTTGATCTCCTGAcgactggagtcttcctccagttctgtagtctgtggatgccctggttcctcctggtccgggctgcagctcctctccaggttatcgaggtgctggtcactgaaaaccccgtcctcctccaccatacaaacattttcttgtggggggtctggaattacaaaaagggacaaaaagataggattttaacaactATGAAGTGAAAAATCTGCGAGTGGCAGATGACCTCACCTACACGAAGAGACAGTGCAGAAACAAACTCTGGCCAATTGTCAAACAAGCCCGCAACGAAGGGAAAAAAACCAAATGGATCGGGCCGGTGGCCATTATCGATGGTGTAAGACACACTGCATAAGAGGTCAATAATGGATCAATAAGGTGATCTAAATAAGTAGATATATAAAAGCTATTTAATATTAACAAGGTcgcttaaagcgacactacgtaacttttccaccttaatatcatatttccagagtcattgtgatggcttccaacaggtttaatgaacctctgtcatggtctgaggggtctgtatcaccttcactggcactatgtaactttgaggagcatggtaggaaccctgccacactaaaaaactacacatttttacggctttgactgctttacggcatacgtc
Coding sequences within it:
- the LOC133440369 gene encoding zinc finger protein 391-like encodes the protein MSKVNHLREFIGQRLTAAAVEILSVFEKTILEYEEELDRQRRLLDLAWKPEIRLHRVDPPQENVCMVEEDGVFSDQHLDNLERSCSPDQEEPGHPQTTELEEDSSRQEIKQEDVEVDVSLVNVADVKVENGEPGPNCGQLPLHTSPEAQIKDEEGTESLRSGSSKTADPEPMRRHSDHEDAAVPSDSNCKSRLTRTHTRKKAFSCSTCRKEFSKNQNLMNHMRIHTGERPYLCNTCGKSFSESKTFKQHKMIHTGEKPYVCKTCGKCYRQKPHLVIHSRIHTGEMPYICKTCGKGYRQNSHLVVHSRTHTGERPYLCNTCGKTYAVSALLKRHIITHTGEKPYICKTCGKGFAQRAHLVVHSRTHTGERPYLCNTCGRTFTESSALKSHINTHTGETPYICKTCGKGFAQCSNLMVHSRTHTDECSYLCNTCGEPFPNFSDLNRHLTTHAGECPYICNTCGESFPNFSDLNRHLTTHSGEKLYLCETCNEGFDSIIDLLSHMKSHPEEQLSTPVWPTEEEPAEVQPPPPVADEPNPLPTMVAGSTQTYVSWST